A stretch of the Thalassotalea euphylliae genome encodes the following:
- the ilvD gene encoding dihydroxy-acid dehydratase, which translates to MPKLRSATSTQGRNMAGARALWRATGMTDGDFGKPIIAVVNSFTQFVPGHVHLKDMGQLVAHAIEEAGANAKEFNTIAVDDGIAMGHSGMLYSLPSRDLIADSVEYMVNAHCVDAMVCISNCDKITPGMLMAAMRLNIPVIFVSGGPMEAGKTKLSDQIIKLDLVDAMIQGADPTVSDEQSDQIERSACPTCGSCSGMFTANSMNCLAEALGLALPGNGSMLATHADREQLFKKAGKQIVELTKRYYFDEDESALPRNIANRDAMHNAMCLDIAMGGSTNTILHLLAVAQEAGIDYTMADMDKLSREVPQLCKVAPSTQKYHMEDVHRAGGVIGILGELARAKLLKPNVTNVLGTSLTEHLAQYDIKVTDDEDVKKFYRAGPAGIRTTKAFSQDCRWDTLDDDRENGCIRSLDNAFSTEGGLAVLSGNLALDGCVVKTAGVSEDNLTFTGPAHVFESQDDAVEGILNGSVVAGEVVVIRYEGPKGGPGMQEMLYPTTYLKSMGLGKACALITDGRFSGGTSGLSIGHVSPEAASGGAIALVENGDEIVIDIPSRSIKLNISDDELAKRRAAMDAKPNSWHPASRVRPISYALKNYAMLATSADKGAVRNRELLDSAVSDGSDKT; encoded by the coding sequence ATGCCAAAATTACGATCAGCAACGTCAACACAAGGCCGAAATATGGCAGGCGCTCGCGCATTGTGGCGAGCAACAGGGATGACGGATGGAGACTTTGGCAAGCCTATTATTGCCGTAGTTAACTCATTTACTCAGTTTGTGCCGGGCCATGTTCATTTAAAAGATATGGGTCAGTTAGTGGCGCATGCCATTGAAGAGGCTGGTGCAAACGCCAAAGAATTTAACACTATTGCCGTTGACGACGGTATCGCCATGGGACATAGCGGTATGCTGTACAGCTTGCCTTCACGTGACCTTATCGCTGACTCGGTGGAGTACATGGTCAATGCCCACTGTGTTGATGCTATGGTGTGTATTTCTAACTGTGACAAGATCACGCCGGGCATGTTAATGGCGGCTATGCGTCTGAATATCCCGGTTATTTTCGTTTCGGGTGGCCCAATGGAAGCGGGTAAAACCAAGCTTTCTGATCAAATCATCAAACTCGATTTAGTTGATGCCATGATCCAAGGTGCCGACCCAACGGTTAGTGATGAGCAAAGCGATCAAATTGAACGATCTGCGTGCCCAACTTGCGGTTCTTGCTCTGGTATGTTTACCGCCAACTCAATGAACTGTTTAGCAGAAGCATTAGGATTAGCCTTACCGGGTAACGGTTCAATGCTAGCGACGCATGCAGATCGCGAGCAGCTATTTAAAAAAGCCGGTAAGCAAATTGTAGAACTTACCAAGCGTTACTACTTCGACGAAGACGAGTCCGCACTACCACGCAACATCGCTAACCGCGATGCGATGCATAATGCCATGTGTTTAGACATTGCCATGGGCGGTTCAACCAATACCATTTTGCATTTATTAGCCGTCGCGCAAGAAGCGGGTATTGATTACACCATGGCGGATATGGATAAGTTATCTCGCGAAGTACCACAGCTTTGTAAAGTGGCGCCGTCGACACAAAAATATCATATGGAAGATGTCCACCGTGCAGGTGGTGTGATTGGTATTTTAGGTGAATTAGCGCGCGCCAAACTATTAAAGCCTAACGTGACTAACGTGCTGGGCACTTCGTTAACTGAGCACTTAGCCCAGTACGATATTAAAGTGACTGACGACGAAGATGTTAAGAAATTCTATCGCGCAGGCCCTGCCGGCATTCGCACCACCAAAGCGTTTAGCCAAGATTGTCGTTGGGATACCTTAGACGATGATCGTGAAAATGGCTGTATTCGCTCGCTTGATAACGCGTTTTCAACCGAAGGTGGCCTAGCGGTATTATCTGGCAACCTTGCCCTTGATGGCTGTGTTGTTAAAACAGCTGGCGTCAGTGAAGACAACTTAACCTTTACCGGGCCTGCCCATGTCTTTGAAAGCCAAGACGATGCCGTTGAAGGTATTTTAAATGGCAGCGTTGTCGCTGGCGAAGTAGTGGTTATTCGCTACGAAGGCCCTAAAGGCGGCCCTGGCATGCAAGAAATGTTGTATCCAACCACTTACTTGAAGTCGATGGGCTTAGGCAAGGCGTGTGCTTTGATCACTGATGGCCGTTTCTCAGGTGGTACCTCAGGATTATCAATTGGCCATGTGTCGCCAGAAGCGGCAAGTGGCGGGGCGATTGCCTTAGTCGAAAATGGCGATGAGATTGTTATAGATATTCCAAGCCGTTCAATCAAGCTGAATATCAGTGATGACGAATTAGCCAAACGCCGTGCTGCGATGGATGCTAAGCCTAACAGTTGGCACCCAGCAAGCCGCGTTCGCCCAATTAGTTACGCCTTGAAAAACTATGCGATGTTAGCCACAAGTGCTGATAAAGGCGCGGTACGTAATCGCGAGTTACTTGATAGTGCCGTATCAGACGGCTCAGATAAAACCTAG
- the ilvA gene encoding threonine ammonia-lyase, biosynthetic, with translation MANHAGEHQAQSAQELGVDYLRRILLAPVYDVAKETDLTPLTKLSARLGNQIFLKREDQQPVHSFKLRGAYNKLANLPEAQCIHGVVAASAGNHAQGLALAASKLGINATIFMPITTPDIKVDNVRRLGAEVRLVGKSYNDAQQASIECAEQEQKTLIHPFDDVDVIAGQGTVAKELLQQHTKLDAVFVPVGGGGLLAGMAVYLKQLRPDIKVIGVEAEDSACLKAAMDKGQPTDLSQVGLFADGVAVKRIGQHTFDVIKHYCDDVITVNSDEICAAIKDVFEQTRVIAEPAGALSLAAISKYCQTSKGDENLAAVLSGANMNFHSLRYISERCELGEQKEAVFAVTIPEQKGSFRRFCQTLSGRGITEFNYRFADESSANIFVGIRIAGGVEERLQLQQELTKAGYQVKDFTDNELAKLHIRYMVGGQSSVAVDERIFRFQFPEYPGALEKFLDTLGEHWNITLFHYRNHGAAFGQVLAGFDVNEKDQLDFFRHLKDLGYEWQEETQNLAYHAFLKQG, from the coding sequence ATGGCAAATCATGCGGGTGAACATCAAGCACAAAGCGCACAAGAACTCGGTGTTGATTACTTACGCCGGATTTTGCTGGCGCCAGTATATGATGTCGCCAAAGAAACCGATTTAACGCCGCTAACGAAACTCTCTGCGCGTTTGGGCAATCAGATTTTCTTGAAACGTGAAGATCAACAGCCAGTGCATTCGTTCAAGTTACGTGGTGCCTATAACAAGTTAGCCAACCTACCTGAAGCGCAATGTATTCATGGGGTAGTTGCCGCCTCTGCCGGTAATCACGCACAAGGGTTGGCGCTTGCGGCAAGTAAGTTAGGTATTAATGCCACCATCTTTATGCCGATCACTACGCCCGATATTAAAGTGGACAATGTCCGTCGCTTAGGCGCGGAAGTACGCTTAGTGGGTAAAAGCTATAACGATGCGCAACAAGCCTCGATTGAATGTGCGGAGCAAGAGCAAAAAACGCTGATCCACCCGTTTGATGATGTTGACGTAATTGCCGGACAAGGCACCGTAGCTAAAGAATTACTGCAACAACATACCAAGCTTGATGCGGTTTTTGTGCCTGTGGGTGGCGGTGGCTTGTTAGCGGGTATGGCGGTGTATTTAAAGCAGCTACGACCTGATATAAAAGTGATTGGTGTTGAAGCAGAAGACTCCGCTTGCTTAAAAGCCGCGATGGACAAAGGTCAGCCAACCGATTTAAGCCAAGTAGGCTTGTTCGCCGATGGTGTCGCGGTTAAGCGAATTGGCCAGCACACTTTCGACGTTATCAAACATTACTGTGATGATGTGATCACGGTTAATAGCGATGAAATTTGCGCAGCCATTAAAGATGTTTTCGAGCAAACAAGAGTCATTGCTGAACCTGCAGGTGCGCTCTCATTGGCTGCGATCAGTAAATATTGTCAAACCAGCAAAGGTGATGAGAACTTAGCGGCAGTGCTTTCTGGTGCTAATATGAATTTTCATAGCTTGCGCTATATTTCGGAGCGCTGCGAGCTAGGCGAGCAAAAAGAAGCGGTGTTTGCGGTCACCATTCCTGAGCAAAAGGGCAGTTTTAGACGCTTCTGCCAAACCTTATCAGGCCGTGGCATTACTGAATTTAACTATCGCTTTGCTGATGAGAGCAGTGCCAATATCTTTGTCGGTATTCGTATTGCTGGCGGTGTCGAAGAGCGCTTGCAACTACAACAAGAGCTCACCAAAGCTGGTTATCAGGTGAAAGACTTTACCGATAACGAGCTGGCTAAATTACATATTCGCTACATGGTCGGTGGACAAAGCTCGGTAGCGGTTGATGAACGTATTTTCCGCTTCCAGTTTCCTGAATATCCAGGCGCATTGGAAAAGTTTTTAGATACACTCGGCGAGCATTGGAACATTACCCTGTTCCACTATCGCAACCACGGCGCGGCGTTTGGTCAAGTGTTGGCGGGCTTCGATGTTAATGAAAAGGACCAATTAGACTTTTTCCGGCATCTTAAAGACCTCGGTTATGAGTGGCAGGAAGAAACACAAAACCTTGCTTATCACGCATTTCTAAAGCAGGGCTAG
- a CDS encoding SPFH domain-containing protein translates to MFSKGLTQSSNTENPPIFRHAKLGGVAITAFILVWMVFFTIDEGHVGIVKRFGEATTQVNPGLHLKVPFADSVEELEIRTRKNTEALKASTYEQMPVQAEVSVNWTVIRSEAFELYKNYGGLDQFENRILDPRLRSAAKDALARFKAEEIVQNRGKVIQKIEETLLATMSEFPVKLDSAQIENLVLPAKYLQSIETKQTEKNLAAAEKHRLERQKLEAQREVNTAEAKRDAEKARADGSAYAIMTEAKAEAEAIRLKGLAEAEAIKKKAEAIKTSKVLVEYVKAQQWNGQMPTTVMGEGQGILWNMKEQ, encoded by the coding sequence ATGTTTAGTAAAGGATTAACTCAATCAAGCAATACTGAAAATCCTCCAATTTTTCGTCATGCCAAGCTCGGCGGCGTGGCCATCACCGCTTTTATCCTAGTATGGATGGTGTTTTTTACTATTGATGAAGGTCACGTTGGTATTGTTAAACGCTTTGGCGAAGCAACTACCCAAGTAAACCCGGGCTTACATTTAAAAGTTCCTTTTGCCGACTCCGTTGAAGAGCTTGAAATTCGTACCCGTAAAAATACCGAGGCGTTAAAGGCGTCAACTTATGAGCAGATGCCAGTGCAAGCAGAAGTGTCGGTTAACTGGACGGTAATTCGCTCTGAAGCTTTTGAACTGTATAAAAATTACGGTGGTTTAGATCAATTCGAAAACCGTATTCTTGACCCGCGTTTACGCTCTGCAGCAAAGGATGCGTTAGCACGCTTCAAAGCTGAGGAAATAGTGCAAAATCGCGGCAAAGTGATTCAAAAAATAGAAGAAACACTATTGGCGACTATGTCAGAATTTCCAGTGAAGTTAGACAGCGCCCAAATCGAGAACTTAGTACTTCCAGCAAAATATCTGCAAAGTATTGAAACTAAGCAGACCGAGAAGAACTTAGCAGCGGCTGAAAAACATCGCTTAGAGCGTCAAAAACTAGAAGCACAACGTGAGGTAAATACAGCAGAAGCCAAGCGTGATGCGGAAAAAGCCCGTGCTGACGGTTCTGCTTATGCGATTATGACGGAAGCGAAAGCCGAAGCTGAGGCTATTCGATTGAAAGGTTTAGCTGAGGCTGAAGCGATCAAGAAAAAGGCCGAGGCAATTAAAACCAGTAAAGTGTTGGTTGAATACGTGAAAGCGCAGCAATGGAATGGTCAAATGCCAACAACGGTAATGGGTGAAGGCCAGGGTATTTTGTGGAATATGAAAGAGCAATAA
- a CDS encoding helix-turn-helix domain-containing protein, with product MSLGEQLKSLRQAKQLSQPELAELAGIEQSYLSKLENDKAQPSNDMLRKLIAALEIGLEELLRKLPTTSVQKLASLPDVEQWLNKQNQQQFTQRRNFLLMSSALIVFAITLFFTGYSKLIFSEQQHEYVSEGVVREGEIKTIFDDWPRLLPRGEKDGHKLREQKAIEMTGRRDVEHIRIATWLGNPIEKPVDGGTRYYWYSQMVDQAQPINAWLQVVGIFLFAAGVMGFVIERKLFR from the coding sequence ATGAGTTTAGGTGAACAGTTAAAATCGCTTCGACAAGCGAAACAATTAAGCCAGCCGGAGCTAGCAGAATTAGCTGGAATCGAGCAGTCGTATTTATCAAAACTAGAAAATGATAAAGCGCAGCCTTCAAATGATATGTTACGTAAGTTGATCGCAGCACTAGAAATTGGGCTGGAAGAGTTATTGCGAAAGCTGCCAACCACAAGCGTACAAAAGTTGGCGTCATTACCAGATGTTGAGCAGTGGCTAAATAAACAAAACCAACAACAATTTACCCAGCGAAGAAATTTTCTACTTATGTCGAGCGCGTTAATCGTATTTGCCATCACATTGTTTTTTACCGGCTATAGCAAGTTAATTTTCTCAGAGCAGCAACATGAATATGTCTCCGAAGGCGTGGTGCGTGAAGGAGAGATCAAAACCATTTTTGATGATTGGCCGCGCTTATTGCCACGAGGCGAAAAAGACGGTCATAAGTTACGCGAGCAAAAAGCCATTGAAATGACAGGGCGTCGTGATGTTGAGCATATTCGCATTGCGACTTGGCTTGGCAATCCTATCGAAAAACCAGTTGATGGTGGAACACGCTATTACTGGTATTCACAAATGGTTGATCAGGCACAACCGATAAATGCTTGGCTGCAGGTGGTTGGTATATTTTTATTTGCTGCGGGTGTGATGGGGTTTGTAATTGAACGCAAACTGTTTAGATAA
- the ubiK gene encoding ubiquinone biosynthesis accessory factor UbiK, whose protein sequence is MINAKKIEEIAKQVSDAIPPGVKSVANEIEERTKTVIQRKLSELDVVTREEFDVQTQVLIKTREKLSALEATVATLEQKLAELEQGSAE, encoded by the coding sequence ATGATCAACGCAAAAAAAATTGAAGAAATCGCGAAGCAAGTCAGCGATGCCATTCCACCGGGCGTTAAGTCTGTTGCAAATGAAATTGAAGAGCGCACAAAAACCGTGATTCAACGTAAGTTATCTGAGCTCGATGTCGTCACACGCGAAGAGTTTGATGTACAAACACAAGTACTGATCAAAACCCGTGAAAAGCTTTCAGCATTGGAAGCCACTGTTGCTACCTTAGAGCAAAAGTTAGCAGAGCTTGAGCAAGGCTCGGCAGAGTAA
- the rep gene encoding DNA helicase Rep, with translation MQLNPRQDEAKKYVSGPCLVLAGAGSGKTGVICQKIAYLIQKCGYKARNIAAVTFTNKAAREMKERVAKMLGRDLTRGLIVSTFHSLGLDIVRREIKTLGYKPGFTLFDDQDTIALLKELTEQELEGDKDLLSKLQMMISNWKNDLLLPDQVLKQAGDADTALYAEFYQRYHNHMKAYNALDFDDLILIPTLLLKHYPEVRARWQKKIQYMLVDEYQDTNASQYELVKLITGERGRLTVVGDDDQSIYSWRGAKPQNLVLLGQDYPNLKLIKLEQNYRSSGRILHCANILIANNPHVYDKALFSEHDYGVPIRIVQTRNEEHEVERVVGELIGHRFMNKSHYKDYAILYRGNHQSRLLEKALMTNRIPYKISGGTSFFSRAEIKDIMAYLRLLVNHDDDNAFLRICNVPKRELGPATLEKLGNYANKRQISMFAASFEFGLEQTLSGRALHNLQKFTRWIVETADNAERGDTPAVLRSMIREMNYEDYLYDSSPSGKAAEMRMKNVTQLFSWVTQMLEGDELDEPMTLPQVVSRLTLRDMMERNEEEEFSDQVQLMTLHASKGLEFPYVFLIGMEEGLLPHQSSIDEDNVEEERRLAYVGVTRAKRELICTYARERRQFGEVARTEPSRFLYEMPQDDLNWENEKAPKSQEQKQETAKAGVANLRELLKKKGS, from the coding sequence ATGCAATTAAACCCTCGCCAAGATGAAGCAAAAAAATATGTCAGTGGCCCTTGTTTGGTGCTGGCTGGCGCGGGCAGTGGCAAAACGGGTGTTATTTGTCAGAAAATTGCTTACTTGATCCAAAAGTGCGGTTATAAGGCGCGTAATATCGCGGCGGTGACCTTTACCAACAAAGCCGCACGAGAAATGAAAGAGCGAGTTGCGAAAATGTTAGGGCGCGATCTTACCCGTGGTCTAATCGTGTCGACCTTTCACTCACTTGGTTTGGATATTGTTCGCCGCGAAATTAAAACCTTAGGTTATAAGCCGGGCTTTACCCTGTTTGATGATCAAGACACCATTGCCTTGCTTAAAGAGCTTACCGAGCAAGAGCTTGAGGGTGATAAAGACTTGCTGAGCAAGTTGCAAATGATGATTTCTAACTGGAAGAATGATTTACTGCTGCCAGACCAAGTGCTTAAACAAGCAGGCGATGCCGATACTGCCTTATACGCCGAGTTTTACCAGCGTTATCACAATCATATGAAGGCTTACAACGCACTGGATTTTGATGACTTGATCTTAATTCCTACCTTGTTGCTTAAGCATTATCCGGAAGTGCGCGCCCGTTGGCAGAAAAAAATTCAGTATATGCTGGTGGATGAATACCAAGATACCAACGCTAGCCAATATGAACTGGTGAAGCTGATCACTGGCGAGCGTGGTCGTTTAACTGTGGTTGGCGATGATGACCAATCGATTTATTCATGGCGTGGTGCTAAACCGCAAAACCTAGTGTTATTAGGGCAAGACTACCCAAACCTTAAGCTGATCAAACTTGAGCAAAACTATCGCTCCAGTGGCCGTATTCTGCACTGTGCCAATATTCTGATCGCCAACAACCCACATGTTTATGACAAAGCCTTGTTTAGTGAGCACGATTACGGTGTGCCAATTCGCATCGTGCAAACTCGTAATGAGGAGCATGAAGTTGAGCGTGTGGTAGGTGAGCTGATTGGTCATCGCTTTATGAATAAAAGCCACTACAAAGATTATGCGATTCTTTATCGGGGTAACCACCAATCTCGCTTGCTGGAAAAAGCGCTGATGACCAACCGCATCCCGTACAAAATTAGCGGTGGTACCTCGTTTTTCTCACGCGCTGAAATTAAAGATATTATGGCTTACCTACGCTTGCTGGTAAATCATGACGACGACAATGCATTTTTACGTATCTGTAATGTCCCTAAACGAGAGCTTGGTCCAGCAACCTTAGAAAAACTTGGCAATTACGCCAATAAACGCCAAATTAGTATGTTTGCTGCTAGCTTTGAGTTTGGCTTAGAGCAAACCTTATCGGGGCGTGCACTGCATAATTTGCAAAAGTTTACTCGCTGGATAGTGGAAACGGCAGACAACGCTGAGCGCGGTGATACGCCCGCGGTATTGCGCTCGATGATCCGTGAAATGAACTATGAAGATTACCTCTACGACAGTTCACCGAGTGGTAAAGCGGCAGAAATGCGCATGAAGAATGTCACTCAGCTATTTAGCTGGGTCACCCAAATGCTTGAAGGCGATGAATTGGACGAGCCAATGACGCTACCGCAAGTGGTTTCTCGCTTAACTTTGCGCGATATGATGGAGCGCAACGAGGAAGAAGAATTTTCCGATCAAGTTCAGTTAATGACGCTACACGCCTCTAAAGGGTTGGAATTTCCGTATGTCTTCCTGATTGGTATGGAAGAAGGCTTACTGCCGCATCAATCCAGTATTGATGAAGACAATGTTGAAGAAGAGCGCCGCCTCGCCTATGTAGGGGTGACTCGTGCTAAGCGAGAGCTGATTTGTACTTATGCCCGTGAACGTCGCCAATTTGGTGAGGTTGCGCGTACCGAGCCCAGTCGCTTCTTATATGAAATGCCACAAGACGACTTAAATTGGGAAAACGAAAAGGCGCCGAAAAGCCAAGAGCAAAAGCAAGAGACCGCTAAGGCTGGGGTGGCGAATTTACGTGAGCTGCTAAAGAAAAAAGGAAGTTAG
- a CDS encoding 2-hydroxyacid dehydrogenase, which produces MFRIAVFSSKKYDRTFFDKFNTTSDLTFEYFDCRLSEETVELAQGFNAVCVFVNDQVNANVLAKLASFGIETIALRCAGFNNVDIAQAKRLNIKVCRVPEYSPQAVAEHTVGLMLTLSRKFHKAYNRIREDNFALDGLMGFNLYGKTVGIIGTGNIGMATLRILKGFGCQLLCYDPSPSLDAKTEAKALTANYVPLATLFQQSDIISLHCPLVPETKHLVNAHTLSQMKPNAMLVNTSRGALVDTKAVIKALKSKQLGYLGIDVYEQETNLFFEDLSGEILQDDTFARLSSFPNVLITGHQGFFTEEAIATIAQTTIESLQKLLNQQAIEPSLLVDLG; this is translated from the coding sequence ATGTTTCGAATCGCTGTTTTTAGCAGTAAAAAGTATGATCGCACCTTTTTTGACAAGTTTAATACCACCAGCGATTTAACCTTTGAATACTTTGACTGCCGCCTCAGCGAAGAAACGGTAGAGCTTGCCCAAGGTTTTAACGCCGTCTGTGTGTTTGTTAACGATCAGGTTAACGCCAATGTGTTAGCAAAATTGGCGAGCTTTGGTATTGAAACCATAGCACTGCGCTGCGCCGGCTTTAACAATGTCGATATTGCACAAGCCAAGCGGTTAAATATCAAGGTTTGCCGCGTACCTGAGTATTCACCACAAGCAGTCGCTGAGCACACGGTTGGTTTAATGCTGACCTTAAGCCGCAAGTTTCACAAAGCCTATAATCGTATTCGCGAAGATAACTTTGCCTTAGATGGCCTGATGGGCTTTAACCTCTACGGCAAAACTGTCGGCATTATCGGCACAGGTAACATAGGCATGGCGACGTTACGCATTTTAAAAGGCTTTGGCTGTCAGTTGCTATGCTATGACCCAAGCCCAAGCTTAGACGCCAAAACCGAAGCCAAAGCGCTTACCGCGAACTATGTTCCGCTAGCCACACTCTTTCAACAATCGGATATTATCTCGCTGCATTGCCCACTTGTCCCGGAAACCAAGCACCTAGTGAATGCGCATACCCTAAGTCAAATGAAGCCTAATGCCATGTTAGTTAATACGAGCCGTGGTGCACTGGTTGACACTAAAGCGGTAATCAAAGCACTGAAAAGCAAGCAATTAGGTTACTTAGGTATTGATGTTTATGAGCAGGAAACCAACCTGTTTTTTGAAGATCTTAGTGGTGAAATTTTACAGGACGACACCTTCGCTCGATTAAGCAGTTTTCCCAATGTGCTGATCACTGGGCATCAAGGCTTTTTTACCGAAGAAGCGATTGCCACTATCGCACAAACGACGATTGAGAGCCTGCAAAAGTTGCTTAACCAGCAAGCGATTGAGCCAAGCTTACTGGTTGATTTAGGCTAA